A single region of the Salvia miltiorrhiza cultivar Shanhuang (shh) chromosome 8, IMPLAD_Smil_shh, whole genome shotgun sequence genome encodes:
- the LOC131001992 gene encoding non-classical arabinogalactan protein 30, giving the protein MANRHFLTIIPFLFLTLLPHLMNANETAPQLPKPAEKVADVVVEGVVYCQSCETYGTWHLSGAKPIEAATISVICKDHRNRVSYYKAFDTDKNGYFYAQLKGFKMSHSFLDHPLHSCKVKLVSSPLKTCNLLTNVNYGLYGAPLRYEDKRIVGKNYEAVIYAAGPLAFRPDHCAPKEEP; this is encoded by the coding sequence ATGGCAAACCGTCATTTCCTTACTATAATTCCTTTCCTCTTTCTCACCCTGCTCCCCCACTTGATGAACGCCAACGAGACAGCCCCGCAGCTTCCAAAACCGGCAGAGAAGGTCGCTGACGTCGTGGTCGAAGGTGTCGTCTACTGCCAAAGCTGTGAGACCTACGGTACGTGGCACCTGAGCGGAGCTAAGCCTATTGAAGCAGCCACCATTAGTGTCATCTGCAAAGATCACAGAAATCGAGTCAGCTACTACAAGGCATTTGATACCGATAAAAATGGTTACTTCTATGCACAGCTTAAAGGCTTCAAGATGAGCCACTCTTTCTTGGACCATCCCCTACATTCATGCAAAGTAAAACTGGTGTCTTCCCCTCTCAAAACCTGCAACCTTCTCACCAATGTCAATTATGGACTCTATGGTGCTCCACTTCGCTACGAAGACAAGAGAATTGTTGGAAAAAACTACGAGGCAGTGATATATGCTGCAGGTCCACTGGCTTTCCGCCCGGATCATTGTGCTCCTAAGGAAGAAccctaa
- the LOC131001993 gene encoding probable inactive receptor-like protein kinase At3g56050: protein MKEFWRSKNRVLAAFALCSLCLLNLSFCWSLNDEGVALLKFKEEIESDPHGALSNWIDEVGVENPCSWSGVGCSKGYVVDLNLKDLCLRGTLSPHIGILIHLKSLILRNNSFSGVIPDEITYIKGLEVLDVGYNNFSGHLPCSLGNNFSMTLLLLDNNERISDISPEIYELQKLSEVQVEEDLLSRSKDAACESLFMSWPSWEKRDVGERKLLQEPPPVRRNPYRIVLPPSPPREFLPPFPDPDLAPPPSSAPAPDPVPQSPPPVPTPPSSSSSPSANNNSRTILPEAENRTTAARSGRKDQTLVLLASIGGSLLLLLTIIGIVFYQYGKVATVKPWATGLSGQLQRAFVTGVPKLKRSELEAACEDFSNVIGSTSICTFYKGTLSSGVEIAVASVAMSSAKDWSGNLESQFRKKIDSLSKVNHKNFVSLLGFCEEQVPFTRMMVFEYAPNGTLFEHIHIKEAEHLDWTMRLRIAMGIAYCLEHMHQLTSPLAHKNLTSSSIYLTEDYAAKVSDIVFWDEGAAAERQSDPQSNVYSFGVILFEMMTGRLPYTTGSDSLEDWASDYLRGTQTLREMVDPTLRTYQEDQLQQIGELIRCCADERPSMKEVCTRLRVITGIGPDGAIPKLSPLWWAELEILSTEAS from the exons ATGAAAGAGTTTTGGAGATCTAAAAATCGTGTCTTGGCGGCATTTGCTTTGTGCAGCCTTTGTTTGCTCAACTTGAGTTTTTGCTGGTCTCTCAATGATGAAG GTGTGGCGTTGCTGAAATTTAAAGAAGAAATTGAGAGTGATCCACATGGAGCTTTGTCAAATTGGATTGATGAAGTTGGAGTGGAGAATCCCTGTTCTTGGTCTGGAGTTGGTTGCTCAAAAGGATATGTTGTTGATCT GAACCTCAAAGATCTCTGTCTGAGAGGTACTTTGTCTCCTCATATTGGGATTCTAATTCACTTGAAATCTCT AATTTTGCGCAACAATTCATTTTCTGGTGTGATCCCTGATGAAATCACTTACATAAAGGGATTGGAGGTGTTAGATGTTGGATATAATAACTTCAGTGGACATCTTCCTTGTAGTCTAGGCAACAATTTCTCAATGACACTTCT TTTGCTGGACAATAATGAGCGTATTAGCGACATAAGTCCTGAGATTTACGAGCTTCAGAAGCTATCTGAAGTTCAAGTGGAGGAGGACTTGTTATCCAGATCCAAAGATGCAGCTTGTGAAAGCCTATTTATGTCGTG GCCTTCCTGGGAAAAAAGAGATGTGGGAGAGCGGAAATTATTACAAGAACCTCCTCCAGTTAGGAGAAACCCTTACAGGATCGTTCTTCCACCAAGTCCCCCTCGAGAATTTCTACCACCATTTCCAGATCCAGATTTAGCTCCACCTCCAAGTTCAGCTCCGGCTCCTGATCCTGTGCCACAGTCTCCTCCACCTGTGCCTACGCCACCTTCCTCATCCTCTTCCCCTTCCGCTAACAATAATTCTCGAACAATACTTCCAGAAGCAGAGAATCGAACTACCGCAGCTAGGAGTGGCAGAAAGGATCAGACACTTGTACTGCTTGCATCCATTGGTGGTTCTCTATTGCTTTTACTTACAATTATTGGTATTGTCTTCTATCAATATGGTAAAGTTGCAACTGTCAAGCCCTGGGCAACAGGATTAAGTGGCCAGCTGCAGAGAGCGTTTGTAACTG GTGTCCCAAAGCTCAAGAGATCTGAGCTCGAAGCTGCTTGTGAAGATTTTAGCAACGTGATTGGTTCAACATCGATTTGTACATTCTACAAGGGCACATTGTCCAGTGGGGTTGAGATTGCAGTTGCATCCGTTGCCATGTCATCTGCAAAGGACTGGTCTGGTAATCTGGAAAGCCAATTCAGGAAGAAG ATTGACTCACTATCAAAAGTGAATCACAAGAATTTCGTCAGCCTACTTGGTTTTTGTGAGGAGCAGGTGCCTTTCACAAGAATGATGGTTTTTGAGTATGCTCCCAACGGAACTCTGTTCGAGCACATACACA TAAAAGAAGCCGAACACTTGGACTGGACAATGCGATTGAGAATTGCAATGGGCATCGCATACTGTCTCGAGCACATGCACCAATTGACATCCCCATTAGCGCACAAAAACCTGACTTCATCCTCAATCTATCTAACCGAAGACTATGCTGCCAAAGTATCCGACATTGTCTTCTGGGACGAAGGTGCTGCAGCAGAGAGGCAGTCTGATCCACAGAGCAACGTCTACAGCTTTGGGGTCATACTGTTTGAGATGATGACAGGTAGGCTCCCATACACCACGGGTAGTGACTCTCTTGAAGACTGGGCATCGGATTATCTTAGAGGAACACAAACTCTGAGAGAAATGGTCGACCCGACCTTGAGAACGTATCAGGAAGATCAGCTCCAACAGATTGGTGAACTGATCAGATGTTGTGCTGATGAGAGGCCGTCGATGAAAGAAGTTTGTACGAGGTTGAGAGTGATAACCGGGATAGGGCCCGACGGAGCCATCCCGAAACTGTCACCCCTTTGGTGGGCGGAGCTTGAGATTCTGTCGACTGAGGCCAGCTAA